In one window of Azotobacter salinestris DNA:
- a CDS encoding DegQ family serine endoprotease: MLKVGFKSFASVLAGALLFGQSLLAQAQLPEFTALVEEASPAVVNISTRQKLPDRAMIQGMPDLEGLPPLFREFLERNIPQIPRTPNNGRQREAHSLGSGFIISSDGYVLTNNHVVADADEIIVRLSDRSELEAELVGADPLTDVALLKVKGANLPAVKLGRTDQLKVGEWVLAIGSPFGFDHSVTAGIISATGRSLPNESYVPFIQTDVAINPGNSGGPLFDLEGRVIGINSQIFTRSGGFMGLSFAIPIEVAMGVADQLKATGKVARGWLGVVIQEVNKDLAESFGLERPAGALVAQVLEDGPADKGGLQVGDVILSLDSHPIVMSADLPHLVGGLKPGAKANLEVVRDGKRKSVAITVGALPEEGSGVQPSIAGAEQSSNRLGVTVTELTPEQKKSLDLKGGVVIREVLNGPAALIGLRSGDVITHLNNQPIDSAKTFAEVASALPKGRSVSMRVLRQGRASFITFKLAE, translated from the coding sequence ATGTTGAAAGTTGGTTTTAAGTCCTTCGCCTCCGTATTGGCGGGTGCCCTGTTGTTCGGGCAGTCGCTGCTCGCGCAGGCGCAACTGCCGGAGTTTACCGCGTTGGTGGAGGAAGCGTCGCCAGCGGTAGTCAACATCAGTACCCGGCAGAAGCTTCCCGATCGCGCGATGATTCAGGGGATGCCTGATCTCGAAGGCCTTCCGCCGCTTTTCAGGGAATTCCTGGAGCGCAATATCCCCCAGATCCCGCGCACGCCGAACAACGGTCGGCAGCGTGAGGCACACTCCCTGGGGTCAGGGTTCATCATCTCTTCGGATGGCTATGTTCTGACTAATAACCATGTCGTGGCCGATGCCGATGAAATCATCGTGCGATTGTCCGATCGCAGCGAACTCGAGGCCGAACTGGTCGGGGCCGATCCTCTGACCGATGTGGCTCTGCTGAAAGTCAAAGGCGCAAATCTCCCCGCTGTCAAGCTGGGGCGCACCGACCAGTTGAAAGTAGGGGAGTGGGTTCTGGCCATCGGGTCGCCCTTCGGCTTCGATCATTCGGTGACGGCAGGTATCATCAGTGCCACGGGGCGAAGTCTGCCGAACGAGAGTTATGTGCCTTTTATCCAGACCGATGTAGCCATCAATCCCGGCAACTCCGGCGGACCGCTCTTCGACCTGGAAGGTCGGGTCATAGGTATCAATTCCCAGATATTTACCCGGTCGGGTGGCTTCATGGGCTTGTCCTTCGCCATTCCCATCGAGGTTGCCATGGGAGTGGCCGACCAGTTGAAGGCCACTGGCAAGGTTGCCCGCGGCTGGTTGGGTGTGGTCATTCAGGAGGTGAACAAGGATCTGGCCGAATCCTTTGGTCTGGAGCGGCCTGCCGGGGCGCTGGTCGCCCAGGTTCTCGAGGATGGACCGGCGGACAAGGGCGGTCTGCAGGTCGGCGATGTCATTCTCAGCTTGGACAGCCATCCCATCGTGATGTCGGCTGATCTGCCGCATTTGGTCGGAGGGCTCAAGCCGGGGGCCAAGGCCAATCTCGAAGTGGTGCGTGACGGCAAGCGGAAAAGCGTTGCCATCACGGTTGGGGCCTTGCCTGAGGAGGGAAGCGGGGTCCAGCCGAGCATCGCAGGTGCAGAGCAAAGCAGCAATCGTCTTGGCGTGACTGTCACCGAGCTGACGCCTGAGCAGAAAAAATCCCTTGATCTCAAGGGTGGAGTGGTTATTCGCGAAGTGCTGAACGGTCCGGCAGCACTGATCGGATTGCGATCTGGCGATGTGATTACTCATTTGAACAATCAGCCGATCGACTCGGCAAAGACCTTTGCCGAAGTGGCCAGTGCGTTGCCGAAAGGCCGGTCGGTATCCATGCGAGTGCTGCGTCAGGGGCGAGCCAGCTTCATCACTTTCAAGCTGGCTGAGTGA
- a CDS encoding SoxR reducing system RseC family protein, translating into MIEEQGRVVAIEHGAVWVEASSKTTCSGCTASASCGRGLLEWLGAGRRSRHIRALSVIPLQVGDSVVVGIREDFLLRSAFSVYLLPLLALFICAIAIQQLGFGESAVILAGLLGFAFAWGMVRRASRRQMNDPALQPVVLRALPGISEGQAGRAAF; encoded by the coding sequence ATGATTGAAGAGCAGGGCCGGGTGGTGGCGATCGAGCATGGGGCTGTTTGGGTCGAGGCCTCGAGTAAAACCACCTGCTCTGGCTGCACGGCAAGCGCCAGTTGTGGTAGAGGACTGCTCGAGTGGCTGGGGGCGGGAAGGCGATCTAGGCACATTCGTGCCTTGTCTGTCATTCCTCTTCAGGTTGGCGACTCCGTAGTGGTCGGTATCCGGGAGGATTTCCTGCTGCGCAGCGCTTTCTCGGTCTACCTGCTACCCTTGCTGGCCCTCTTTATCTGTGCCATTGCCATTCAGCAGCTCGGTTTCGGCGAGTCGGCGGTGATCCTCGCCGGCCTCCTGGGGTTTGCCTTTGCTTGGGGCATGGTGCGCAGAGCAAGTCGACGCCAGATGAACGATCCGGCATTGCAGCCAGTGGTGCTGCGTGCCTTGCCCGGTATATCCGAAGGACAAGCCGGGCGTGCGGCTTTTTGA
- a CDS encoding MucB/RseB C-terminal domain-containing protein: MRFFSLLLLAGSLAAMPVHAADAQNWLSRLLKAERQQSFQGIFVYERNGSFSTHAIWHQAGQNGESRERLLRLDGAPVEVVRVDGRLLCGSSILADQLIEGAGPWPPRPLEPQRLAEWYEIRMVGESRVAGRTAVVLTILPRDQYRYGFELHLDSETALPLKSLLLNEKGLLLERLQFTQLDTSTPLTKDKLEPGPTCRPVEILQAASPKQGVWRSEWLPPGFALRSMHTQPSPVSGETITYLMYGDGLARFSVFIEPLHSPLVEDARSQLGPTVAVSKRMSTADGDMMVTVIGEVPLGTAERIALSMRASEEQADR, translated from the coding sequence ATGCGTTTTTTTTCTCTGCTCTTGCTCGCTGGCAGCCTGGCGGCGATGCCTGTACATGCTGCCGATGCGCAGAATTGGTTGAGTCGTCTACTGAAGGCGGAGAGGCAGCAAAGTTTTCAAGGCATCTTCGTTTACGAGCGTAATGGCAGTTTTTCCACCCATGCGATATGGCATCAGGCTGGCCAGAATGGCGAGTCGAGAGAGCGCCTTCTGAGGTTGGATGGTGCGCCCGTGGAGGTCGTACGTGTTGATGGACGCCTCCTGTGCGGCAGCAGTATTTTGGCTGACCAATTGATCGAGGGGGCTGGGCCCTGGCCGCCCCGACCCCTTGAGCCGCAGAGGCTCGCCGAGTGGTATGAGATTCGAATGGTCGGCGAGTCGCGGGTCGCTGGTCGAACTGCTGTGGTGTTAACCATCCTGCCGCGTGATCAGTATCGGTATGGCTTCGAGTTGCATCTCGACAGCGAAACCGCTCTCCCTCTCAAGTCCCTCCTCCTGAACGAGAAAGGCCTGCTACTCGAGCGGCTGCAGTTCACTCAATTGGATACGTCCACGCCACTGACCAAAGACAAGTTGGAGCCGGGGCCGACCTGCCGTCCCGTCGAAATTCTTCAGGCTGCGAGTCCCAAGCAGGGTGTTTGGCGCTCCGAGTGGCTGCCGCCAGGCTTCGCTCTGCGTAGCATGCACACCCAGCCCAGTCCTGTCTCAGGTGAAACCATTACCTATTTGATGTACGGTGATGGTCTGGCGCGTTTCTCGGTATTCATCGAGCCACTGCATAGCCCTCTTGTCGAGGATGCTCGCAGTCAGTTGGGGCCGACTGTTGCGGTATCCAAGCGCATGTCGACTGCAGATGGCGATATGATGGTTACCGTCATTGGCGAAGTCCCCTTGGGAACGGCCGAGCGCATAGCCCTATCAATGCGTGCAAGCGAGGAACAGGCTGATCGATGA
- a CDS encoding sigma-E factor negative regulatory protein: MSREALYESLSAVMDDEADEVELHRVLAASRDDAELRATWSRYQLARAAMHKELLETRLDIAAGVSAALAAEAAPKARIFSWGVVGRIAVAASVTVAVLAGVRLYNQSEMSGTELAQHAPQPSLSVPQVQGTPILAGYTEGAAQSQEPASKEEGKDSEWHEKRLPAYLRQHVQQSAVNGAESALPYARAASLENR, translated from the coding sequence ATGAGTCGAGAAGCCCTGTATGAATCGCTGTCCGCAGTGATGGATGACGAGGCGGACGAGGTGGAGTTGCATCGTGTGCTCGCTGCCAGCAGGGATGATGCCGAGTTGCGCGCTACTTGGTCGCGTTATCAGTTGGCGCGCGCGGCCATGCACAAGGAGTTGTTGGAGACGCGTTTGGATATTGCTGCTGGTGTCTCGGCCGCCCTGGCCGCAGAGGCGGCACCCAAAGCCCGGATCTTCTCGTGGGGAGTGGTTGGTCGCATAGCGGTAGCGGCTTCGGTGACTGTCGCGGTGCTGGCGGGCGTTCGTCTGTATAACCAGAGCGAGATGAGTGGTACCGAACTAGCCCAGCATGCGCCGCAACCCTCCCTGTCGGTACCCCAGGTGCAGGGAACGCCGATCCTGGCCGGCTACACCGAAGGTGCCGCACAATCGCAGGAGCCCGCGTCCAAGGAGGAGGGTAAGGATTCGGAGTGGCATGAAAAAAGACTTCCGGCGTACCTTCGTCAGCATGTGCAGCAGTCGGCTGTGAATGGGGCTGAGAGTGCCTTGCCCTATGCCCGTGCGGCCAGCTTGGAAAACCGCTGA
- the rpoE gene encoding RNA polymerase sigma factor RpoE — protein sequence MLNQEQDQQLVERVQRGDRRAFDLLVLKYQHKILGLIVRFVHDAHEAQDVAQEAFIKAYRALGNFRGDSAFYTWLYRIAINTAKNHLVARGRRPPDSDVNAGDAEFYEGDHALKDIESPERSLLRDEIEATVHRTIQQLPEDLRTALTLREFDGLSYEDIASVMQCPVGTVRSRIFRAREAIDKALQPLLQET from the coding sequence ATGTTAAACCAGGAGCAGGATCAGCAATTGGTCGAGCGGGTGCAGCGTGGTGACAGGCGAGCATTCGATTTGCTGGTGTTGAAATACCAGCACAAGATTCTCGGTTTGATCGTGCGTTTCGTGCATGATGCCCATGAGGCTCAGGATGTCGCTCAGGAGGCTTTCATCAAGGCCTATCGTGCGCTAGGCAATTTTCGCGGTGACAGCGCTTTCTATACGTGGCTGTACCGTATTGCCATCAATACTGCGAAGAATCATCTGGTGGCTCGTGGGCGACGTCCTCCCGACAGCGATGTGAACGCAGGGGATGCCGAGTTTTATGAGGGTGATCATGCTCTCAAGGATATCGAGTCGCCGGAGCGCTCTTTGCTGCGAGATGAAATAGAGGCCACGGTGCATCGAACCATCCAGCAACTGCCGGAAGATCTGCGTACGGCACTGACGCTGCGCGAATTCGATGGGTTGAGTTACGAAGATATTGCCAGTGTCATGCAATGTCCGGTTGGAACTGTACGTTCACGCATCTTTCGAGCGCGTGAGGCAATAGACAAAGCGCTGCAGCCATTACTGCAGGAAACCTGA
- a CDS encoding IS5 family transposase, with protein sequence MKQLSFADAEYAGKRKQTRRERFLLEMDQVVPWQGLIALIEPYYPKGEGGRPAYPLAAMLRVHLMQNWFGYSDPAMEEALYETTLLRQFAGLSLERIPDETTLLNFRRLLEKHELAGGILEVINGYLGERGLSLRQGTIVDATLIHAPSSTKNKDGKRDPEMHSTKKGNQYYFGAKAHIGADAESGLVHSVVVTAANVADVTQVDQLLHGEENVVSADAGYTGVEKRPEHEGRQVIWQVAARRSTYKKHGKRSALYKAIRKIEKAKAQVRAKVEHPFRVIKRQFGYTKVRFRGLAKNTSQLVTLFALSNLWMARRYLLANAGEVRL encoded by the coding sequence ATGAAGCAACTGTCCTTCGCCGATGCCGAGTATGCCGGCAAGCGCAAGCAGACCCGCCGCGAGCGCTTCCTGCTCGAGATGGACCAGGTGGTGCCGTGGCAGGGGCTGATCGCCCTGATCGAGCCCTACTATCCCAAGGGCGAAGGCGGTCGGCCCGCCTACCCGCTGGCAGCCATGCTGCGCGTGCACCTGATGCAGAACTGGTTCGGCTACAGCGATCCGGCGATGGAGGAAGCGCTGTACGAAACCACTCTCCTGCGCCAGTTCGCCGGCCTGAGCCTGGAGCGCATCCCGGACGAAACGACCCTCCTCAACTTCCGTCGCCTGCTGGAGAAGCACGAACTGGCCGGGGGAATACTGGAGGTGATCAACGGCTATCTGGGCGAGCGCGGACTGTCGCTGCGCCAGGGCACCATTGTCGACGCCACCCTGATCCATGCGCCGAGCTCGACGAAGAACAAGGACGGCAAGCGCGACCCGGAAATGCACTCGACGAAGAAGGGCAACCAGTACTACTTCGGCGCAAAAGCTCACATTGGTGCCGACGCTGAGTCGGGTCTGGTGCACAGCGTGGTGGTCACGGCAGCCAACGTGGCAGATGTCACCCAAGTCGACCAACTGCTGCATGGCGAGGAAAACGTAGTGAGTGCCGATGCGGGCTATACCGGCGTAGAGAAGCGCCCCGAGCATGAAGGTCGGCAGGTCATCTGGCAGGTCGCGGCCCGGCGCAGTACCTACAAGAAGCATGGCAAGCGTAGCGCCTTATACAAAGCGATCCGCAAGATCGAGAAGGCCAAGGCCCAGGTACGAGCCAAGGTCGAACATCCGTTCCGCGTGATCAAGCGCCAGTTTGGCTACACCAAGGTGCGCTTCCGGGGATTGGCCAAAAACACGTCACAGTTGGTGACGCTGTTCGCCTTGTCGAATCTGTGGATGGCGCGCCGATATTTACTGGCGAATGCAGGAGAGGTGCGCCTGTAA
- the nadB gene encoding L-aspartate oxidase, translating into MSQHFQHDVLIIGSGAAGLTLALNLPPHLHIAILSKGELSNGSTFWAQGGVAAVLDDTDTVESHVEDTLIAGAGLCREDAVRFTVEHSREAIQWLIEQGVPFTREDPTARDDGGFTFHLTREGGHSHRRIIHAADATGAAIFKTLLAQVQTRPNIELLGQHVAIDLITESKLGLPGRRCLGAYVLNRQSGEVDTYSARFTALACGGAAKVYLYTSNPDSACGDGIAMAWRAGCRVGNLEFNQFHPTCLYHPQAKNFLITEALRGEGGLLKLPNGERFMPRFDPRAELAPRDVVARAIDHEMKRLGIDCVYLDISHKPATFIQSHFPTVYERCLDFGIDITQAPIPVVPAAHYTCGGVVVDNHGRTDVPGLYAIGETSFTGLHGANRMASNSLLECFVYARSAALDMLEQMADIGLPSNLPSWDASQVTDSDEDVIIAHNWDELRRFMWDYVGIVRTSKRLQRAQHRVKLLLDEIDEFYSNYKVSRDLIELRNLALVADLMIRSAMQRHESRGLHYTLDYPDLLPEARDTILVPTTYVG; encoded by the coding sequence ATGAGCCAACATTTTCAGCATGATGTTCTGATCATTGGCAGCGGCGCGGCCGGCCTGACCCTGGCACTCAACTTGCCGCCCCACCTGCACATTGCCATCCTGAGCAAGGGAGAGCTCTCCAATGGCTCGACCTTCTGGGCTCAAGGCGGCGTGGCCGCCGTACTGGACGACACCGACACCGTAGAGTCTCATGTCGAGGATACATTGATCGCCGGCGCCGGCCTCTGCCGGGAAGATGCTGTACGCTTCACGGTGGAGCATAGCCGGGAAGCCATCCAGTGGCTGATCGAACAGGGCGTTCCCTTCACCCGCGAAGACCCTACGGCACGCGACGACGGCGGTTTCACATTTCACCTGACCCGCGAAGGCGGCCACAGTCACCGGCGCATCATCCATGCCGCAGATGCCACCGGTGCCGCCATCTTCAAGACCCTGCTCGCACAGGTACAAACGCGACCGAACATCGAACTGCTCGGACAACACGTCGCCATCGACCTGATCACTGAAAGCAAGCTCGGCCTGCCGGGCAGGCGTTGTCTCGGAGCCTACGTCCTCAATCGCCAGAGCGGCGAAGTCGACACCTACAGTGCACGCTTCACCGCGCTGGCCTGCGGCGGAGCAGCCAAGGTCTACCTCTACACCAGCAATCCCGACAGCGCCTGTGGCGACGGCATTGCCATGGCCTGGCGCGCCGGCTGCCGAGTGGGCAACCTGGAGTTCAACCAGTTCCACCCGACCTGCCTTTATCATCCGCAGGCCAAGAACTTCCTGATCACCGAAGCCTTGCGCGGCGAGGGCGGGCTGCTCAAGCTGCCCAACGGCGAGCGCTTCATGCCCCGCTTCGACCCACGAGCCGAACTGGCTCCTCGGGACGTCGTCGCACGCGCCATCGACCATGAAATGAAGCGACTCGGGATCGACTGCGTGTATCTGGACATCAGCCACAAACCGGCGACCTTCATCCAGTCGCACTTTCCAACCGTCTACGAGCGCTGCCTGGACTTCGGCATCGACATTACCCAAGCGCCCATTCCGGTGGTCCCTGCCGCCCACTACACCTGCGGTGGCGTCGTCGTCGACAACCATGGACGGACCGACGTTCCCGGCCTCTACGCCATCGGCGAAACCAGCTTCACTGGCCTGCATGGCGCCAACCGCATGGCCAGCAACTCCCTTCTCGAGTGTTTCGTCTATGCGCGCTCGGCAGCCCTCGACATGCTTGAACAGATGGCGGATATCGGGCTGCCGAGCAATCTGCCAAGCTGGGATGCCAGTCAGGTCACCGACTCCGACGAGGATGTGATCATCGCGCACAACTGGGACGAGTTGCGGCGCTTTATGTGGGACTATGTCGGCATCGTACGCACCAGCAAGCGCCTGCAGCGCGCGCAGCACCGAGTCAAGCTACTGCTCGACGAAATCGACGAGTTCTACAGCAACTACAAGGTCAGCCGCGACCTGATCGAGCTACGCAACCTGGCCCTGGTTGCCGATCTGATGATCCGCTCGGCCATGCAACGCCATGAAAGCCGAGGCCTGCACTACACCCTCGACTATCCGGA